A single genomic interval of Stieleria maiorica harbors:
- a CDS encoding response regulator translates to MSTLHVTNDRDIVLVDDDELEIKLFARFMTLSQLNNPLQSFTSGEEFLSFMNEVDQDKQPVPAIAMIDVRMPVMNGFEVVQAVRANPSFAEIPMVVMFSNSDAPVDEQKARDAGADAYIVKPQGFEGYLQILNMLATGQEIEGESPVTYFK, encoded by the coding sequence ATGTCGACACTCCACGTGACCAATGACCGCGATATCGTGTTGGTCGACGACGATGAGCTCGAAATCAAGCTGTTCGCCCGCTTCATGACCCTCTCGCAACTGAACAATCCGCTGCAATCGTTCACGTCAGGCGAAGAATTCCTGAGCTTCATGAATGAAGTCGATCAGGACAAGCAACCGGTGCCCGCGATCGCGATGATCGACGTTCGGATGCCGGTGATGAACGGATTCGAAGTGGTCCAGGCCGTTCGGGCAAACCCTTCGTTTGCCGAGATTCCGATGGTCGTCATGTTTTCAAATTCCGACGCGCCGGTCGATGAACAGAAAGCTCGTGACGCAGGGGCGGATGCCTACATCGTCAAACCGCAGGGATTTGAAGGTTACTTGCAGATCTTGAATATGTTGGCCACCGGCCAGGAAATCGAAGGGGAGTCCCCG